One genomic region from Leptolyngbyaceae cyanobacterium JSC-12 encodes:
- a CDS encoding putative extracellular nuclease (IMG reference gene:2510096410~PFAM: Hemolysin-type calcium-binding repeat (2 copies); Endonuclease/Exonuclease/phosphatase family) gives MPAISLSSPYTQTFDSLLASGSGTWVNDPAADSSTGLAGWYTARTGTGTTIAADTGSNNAGNLYSYGLAGSSDRALGSIGSGNAAAGNFFWGIRLINDTNNIISSLNISYTGEQWRYSGTAAAQTVDFQYQIGATSLTSGTWIDFNPLDFVSPVISGTTGALNGNLASNQTAISSTLSGISLTPGQEIWLRWSDIDHPGSDHGLAIDNFSVSTTATPPPGAGIIVTQSGGSTDVNEQGETTDTYTIALNTVPTAAVNITITADTQTVVSVDGVNFSSSRTLTLTDITPATVTVRAVNDTVQESSPHIGVITHAIASADATYAALTIPNINVNVLDNDVALQLTKISTIQGTGSTATAGTFTIEGIVIGNFPGTTNNGFYVQEEDADADGNPLTSEGIFVNSSVAVNFGDRVRITGTVVENSSSPSFNQAIITPTSTADVAITGTGLQNLVTPTKIMLGTDPGEIPNNQLERYEGMLVTFAQPLTVIETFQLGRFGQIALSSTGIQRTPTDFIDPNDNPASGTNSSGTSNVVAVTAQQTENAQNRIFLDDGFNNSFRFPTPYINRTPGQPETLRTGTTVENLTGVLGFGFNAYRVHRNPYDANDLLNQLYPLNFNYAPRPETPPAVGGGIKVASFNVLNYFTTLSNGANNARGANSPAEFERQQAKIVAAITQLNADVLGLIELENNGSAAISNLVNALNAVAGAGTYAFIADPADYTSLPGGTDAIKVGFIYKPSVVTPVGAAIAPADPAFSSARAPIAQTFQVNSTGAIFTPIINHFKSKSSSAGLPGDADQGDGQGLSNASRKAQAEALLNFVNNIVIPQSGDTDVMLLGDFNAYSEEDPIDILRAGGYTLLETNPSYIFNGQVGSLDHVLVSQSMLNQVVRAQTWNINSLEPNVLDYNDNVLNPGETSSNPPLNDPTLYRPDPFRSSDHDPVLVGLNLTVAGAGREINGTRNADNLLGTAGDDIIRGNDGNDTIRGNDGNDTIEGGRGGDIIYGGFGDDLLAADRIDRFDDFDGRVSELYGEAGNDTLLGGGKNDLLDGGFGNDVLDGKAGHDTLNGGAGNDTLFGSLGNDTLNGGVGIDTVDYSDLVFNGVFGAIAGLDINLAAGITKHSSTNNSLGSTDVLIGIENIIGTSRNDRFIGDANDNVINGGGQVGRSDRRTTFTDLDGDVYTVIADVVEYSGNRADFQILPGGSASNFRITGSGIGTDTLLNIEFLKFNDGLITTSSLFTTP, from the coding sequence ATGCCCGCAATTAGCCTGAGTAGCCCCTACACCCAAACATTTGATTCACTCCTTGCATCCGGTTCTGGAACCTGGGTAAACGATCCAGCCGCAGATAGTAGCACTGGCTTAGCTGGATGGTATACCGCCCGGACTGGCACTGGCACCACGATCGCCGCGGACACTGGCTCTAACAATGCTGGTAATTTATACAGTTATGGTTTGGCTGGCAGTAGTGATCGGGCGTTGGGTTCGATTGGCTCTGGCAATGCCGCTGCAGGTAACTTTTTTTGGGGTATTCGCCTCATCAACGATACCAACAATATTATCTCTTCACTTAATATTAGCTATACTGGAGAGCAATGGCGCTACAGCGGAACTGCCGCCGCCCAAACGGTTGATTTTCAATACCAAATTGGAGCCACCAGCCTTACTTCTGGCACCTGGATTGACTTCAACCCCCTTGATTTTGTCAGCCCAGTGATTTCGGGAACGACTGGCGCATTGAATGGAAACCTAGCATCTAACCAGACAGCTATTTCCAGTACCTTGAGCGGGATCTCTTTGACACCAGGGCAAGAGATCTGGCTGCGCTGGTCTGATATTGATCATCCTGGCAGCGATCACGGTTTGGCGATCGATAATTTTTCCGTGTCCACCACCGCTACTCCGCCACCGGGCGCAGGCATCATAGTCACGCAATCGGGTGGCAGCACGGATGTGAACGAGCAGGGCGAAACTACTGATACCTACACGATTGCACTCAACACGGTTCCCACAGCAGCCGTCAATATTACAATCACAGCTGATACTCAAACGGTAGTGAGTGTGGATGGGGTCAACTTCTCTAGCTCCCGAACCCTGACCCTGACAGATATCACACCTGCAACCGTTACTGTGAGAGCTGTCAACGATACAGTGCAAGAAAGCTCTCCGCACATTGGCGTTATCACTCACGCGATCGCTAGTGCTGACGCCACTTACGCTGCTCTCACCATTCCCAACATCAACGTCAATGTTCTGGATAACGACGTAGCACTACAACTCACTAAAATCAGCACCATTCAGGGTACTGGTTCCACCGCTACGGCTGGAACCTTCACTATCGAAGGTATTGTAATTGGCAACTTCCCTGGCACCACTAACAATGGCTTTTACGTGCAGGAAGAAGATGCCGATGCGGATGGTAACCCGTTGACTTCCGAAGGGATCTTTGTCAACTCTTCAGTTGCTGTGAATTTTGGCGATCGCGTGCGGATTACTGGAACTGTAGTCGAGAATTCCTCTTCTCCCTCCTTCAACCAGGCAATCATCACACCCACCAGTACAGCAGACGTAGCCATCACCGGGACTGGGCTACAAAACCTGGTCACACCCACCAAGATTATGCTGGGAACTGATCCAGGCGAAATTCCTAACAACCAACTGGAACGTTACGAAGGAATGCTGGTTACATTTGCCCAGCCCCTCACCGTCATCGAAACCTTCCAACTCGGGCGATTTGGGCAAATTGCCTTATCGTCTACCGGCATCCAACGCACCCCCACCGACTTCATTGACCCCAACGACAACCCTGCTTCTGGCACTAACTCTAGCGGCACCAGCAACGTAGTAGCTGTAACCGCCCAACAAACTGAGAATGCCCAAAACCGCATCTTTTTAGATGATGGCTTCAACAACTCCTTCCGTTTCCCCACGCCCTACATCAATCGCACGCCCGGACAACCAGAAACCCTGCGAACAGGCACCACCGTTGAAAATCTGACTGGAGTGTTGGGCTTTGGCTTCAATGCTTATCGAGTTCATCGGAACCCTTATGATGCTAACGATCTGCTTAACCAACTGTATCCGCTGAACTTTAACTATGCTCCCCGTCCTGAAACCCCTCCTGCTGTGGGTGGGGGGATCAAAGTTGCCAGCTTTAATGTGCTGAACTACTTCACAACGTTGAGCAATGGCGCGAACAATGCCAGAGGCGCGAACAGTCCAGCAGAGTTTGAGCGGCAGCAAGCCAAGATTGTGGCAGCAATTACTCAACTCAACGCCGATGTATTGGGCTTGATTGAACTGGAAAACAACGGTTCAGCCGCCATCAGCAATTTGGTCAATGCTCTGAATGCCGTTGCTGGAGCAGGCACCTATGCCTTTATCGCAGATCCTGCTGACTATACCAGCCTCCCAGGTGGAACCGATGCGATTAAGGTGGGCTTTATTTATAAGCCCAGCGTAGTAACTCCTGTGGGGGCTGCGATTGCCCCTGCCGATCCTGCCTTTAGTAGTGCCAGAGCACCGATCGCCCAAACCTTCCAGGTGAACTCGACAGGCGCTATCTTTACCCCCATCATCAATCACTTCAAGTCAAAAAGTTCTAGTGCTGGGTTACCCGGTGATGCTGACCAAGGTGATGGACAGGGACTCTCCAATGCCTCCCGCAAAGCCCAAGCCGAAGCCTTGCTGAACTTCGTCAACAACATCGTGATTCCTCAATCGGGAGATACCGATGTAATGTTGCTGGGCGACTTCAATGCCTATAGCGAAGAAGACCCCATCGACATTTTGCGGGCAGGTGGATACACCTTGCTAGAAACAAATCCCAGCTACATTTTTAATGGACAGGTGGGTTCACTTGACCACGTTTTGGTAAGCCAATCCATGCTTAACCAAGTTGTCCGTGCTCAAACCTGGAATATCAACTCCCTGGAACCCAACGTGTTGGACTACAACGACAATGTATTGAATCCAGGTGAAACTAGCAGTAACCCGCCACTGAACGATCCAACCTTGTATCGCCCCGATCCTTTCCGTTCCTCCGATCACGACCCAGTGCTGGTAGGACTCAATCTCACTGTTGCGGGTGCAGGGCGAGAAATCAACGGCACCCGTAATGCCGACAATCTGCTGGGTACAGCTGGTGATGACATCATTCGTGGGAATGACGGCAATGATACGATTCGGGGCAATGATGGCAACGACACGATCGAAGGCGGACGGGGCGGCGACATTATCTATGGTGGCTTCGGTGATGATTTGCTCGCTGCTGATCGCATTGATCGCTTTGATGATTTCGATGGTAGGGTCAGTGAACTGTACGGCGAGGCTGGCAACGACACGCTGCTGGGCGGTGGCAAAAATGACCTGCTGGATGGCGGTTTTGGCAATGATGTGCTGGATGGCAAAGCTGGTCATGACACTTTGAACGGCGGCGCAGGCAACGACACGCTGTTCGGAAGTCTGGGCAATGACACTCTCAACGGTGGTGTTGGCATTGACACGGTTGATTACTCTGATCTGGTATTCAACGGTGTATTTGGCGCGATCGCTGGATTGGACATCAACCTGGCAGCAGGCATTACAAAACATTCCAGCACTAACAACAGTCTGGGTTCAACCGATGTGCTAATAGGCATCGAAAACATCATCGGCACCAGCCGCAATGATCGCTTTATCGGTGATGCGAACGATAACGTGATCAATGGTGGTGGACAGGTTGGGCGCAGCGATCGCCGCACCACGTTCACCGATCTCGATGGTGATGTTTACACTGTGATTGCCGACGTAGTGGAATACAGTGGCAATCGGGCAGACTTCCAGATTCTACCGGGCGGCAGTGCTAGCAACTTCCGCATCACTGGATCTGGAATTGGCACAGATACGCTGCTCAACATCGAGTTCTTGAAGTTCAACGATGGGTTAATCACAACCAGCAGTCTATTTACAACTCCATAA